A genomic stretch from Aminobacter aminovorans includes:
- a CDS encoding AsmA family protein — protein sequence MPSPLFRRSIWAIAGLIVLIAATVAAVPFIASTQIVKDRIAFEMSAWSGFRVSIEGTPDIEIWPVFRATLTDVTLTDWDDEQGSPVIEAERVEIELSALSALSGNVDFSDAHFIRPTLRLKRLADGGVEMPHSSGGRLSRAIERARATVASNPMEPDLSALPADEFGAVEFIDGRVVAVSDEGEDEILTDLTGKASLPALNKAGKLTATGVWHGEQVALELSSPRPLMLFAGGEAPIVASLKSAPVEASFDGTIDMGPDAHVDGQAKIVSPSFRRMLEWSKPGILPGSPVGSISLASKITGDLARLKIENAQVTLDGNPGMGILDMSFDGPVPSVSGTLAFDTLDLMTFASSFAPMAPTNNVATTEIDTSFSDRINLDLRLSATKATAGSIALAEVAATAQVKGGLAAFDISDAEAFGGNVQASIRFDRKPGGTQAEMRLLASDIDGGAFGTAAGMSHIVPIGRGTVSVILQGPGLNWNTLLENANGSIAATFGVGAIAGLDLPAFLKRTAGRGFFSLDEVSGGTLPVDGVELKATISNGVARIDKAEARTPTSRIWLTGIVPYVGRGLALSGAIEAKEITASTSTTTAPVAPTVPPTAFFVGGSWSAPFISPLVAPVISSPTGD from the coding sequence ATGCCATCACCACTGTTCAGGCGCAGCATCTGGGCGATTGCAGGACTCATCGTCCTGATCGCCGCTACGGTTGCCGCAGTGCCGTTCATCGCTTCCACACAGATCGTCAAGGACCGCATCGCCTTCGAGATGAGCGCGTGGAGCGGCTTCCGCGTGTCGATCGAGGGAACGCCCGACATCGAAATCTGGCCGGTGTTCCGCGCTACCCTGACCGACGTGACCTTGACCGACTGGGATGACGAGCAGGGCTCGCCGGTCATCGAGGCCGAACGCGTCGAGATAGAGCTTTCGGCGCTTTCGGCGCTGAGTGGCAATGTCGATTTCTCCGACGCGCATTTCATCCGGCCGACACTGCGCCTGAAGCGCCTTGCCGATGGCGGCGTGGAGATGCCGCATTCGAGCGGCGGGCGTCTCAGCCGCGCCATCGAGCGTGCCCGCGCCACTGTCGCGTCGAATCCGATGGAGCCCGATCTCAGCGCACTGCCCGCTGATGAGTTCGGTGCTGTCGAATTCATCGACGGCCGAGTCGTGGCCGTTTCCGACGAGGGCGAGGACGAGATCCTGACCGATCTCACCGGCAAGGCCAGCCTGCCGGCGCTGAACAAGGCGGGCAAGCTGACCGCGACAGGTGTCTGGCATGGCGAGCAGGTGGCGCTTGAACTGTCGTCACCGCGCCCGCTGATGCTGTTTGCCGGTGGTGAGGCGCCGATCGTCGCTTCGTTGAAGTCGGCGCCGGTCGAAGCCTCGTTCGACGGCACCATCGACATGGGCCCCGACGCGCATGTCGATGGCCAGGCCAAGATCGTGTCGCCGTCCTTCCGCCGCATGCTGGAATGGTCGAAGCCGGGCATCCTGCCGGGCAGCCCGGTCGGCTCGATCTCGCTTGCCTCCAAGATCACCGGCGATCTTGCCCGCCTCAAGATCGAGAATGCACAGGTCACGCTCGACGGCAATCCCGGCATGGGCATCCTCGACATGTCGTTCGACGGGCCGGTACCGTCTGTTTCGGGCACGCTGGCTTTCGACACGCTCGACCTGATGACGTTTGCCTCGTCATTCGCGCCGATGGCGCCAACAAACAATGTGGCCACGACCGAGATCGACACCAGCTTTTCTGACCGCATCAATCTCGACCTCCGGCTGTCGGCGACAAAGGCCACGGCCGGTTCCATCGCACTCGCCGAGGTCGCGGCCACGGCGCAGGTCAAGGGCGGTCTGGCAGCGTTCGACATTTCCGATGCCGAAGCCTTTGGCGGCAACGTTCAGGCCAGCATCCGCTTCGACCGTAAGCCGGGCGGCACCCAGGCCGAGATGCGGCTGTTGGCGTCTGATATAGATGGCGGCGCCTTTGGTACGGCGGCAGGCATGAGCCACATCGTGCCGATCGGCCGTGGCACTGTGTCGGTGATCCTCCAAGGCCCGGGCCTGAACTGGAACACGCTGCTGGAGAATGCCAACGGCTCGATCGCCGCCACCTTCGGCGTCGGCGCCATTGCCGGGCTAGACCTGCCGGCCTTTCTCAAGCGCACGGCCGGCCGGGGCTTCTTCTCTCTCGACGAAGTATCCGGCGGCACGCTACCGGTCGACGGCGTCGAGCTGAAGGCGACGATTTCCAACGGCGTTGCCAGGATAGACAAGGCCGAGGCCCGCACCCCCACCAGCCGCATCTGGCTGACCGGCATCGTCCCTTATGTCGGGCGCGGGCTCGCGCTCTCGGGTGCGATCGAAGCCAAGGAAATCACTGCCTCCACCTCGACGACGACAGCCCCTGTTGCACCGACGGTGCCGCCGACCGCGTTCTTCGTCGGCGGCTCGTGGAGCGCACCGTTCATTTCGCCATTGGTGGCGCCGGTCATCTCTTCGCCCACCGGCGACTGA
- a CDS encoding acetoacetate--CoA ligase, with protein MTVEKPLWTPSSTQVAQAPLTAFMAAAGERAGQSFTNYAELHAWSISEREAFWDLVWDFCGVIGDKGSRVLVDGDSMPGAQFFPDASLNFAQNLLRGSGSGEAIVFRGEDKVERRLTWDELSALVSRLQQLFVSLGVTRGDRIAAMMPNMPETVAAMLATASLGAVWSSCSPDFGEQGVLDRFGQIEPKLFIAPDGYWYGGKHIEVGSKIAAVADKLGSVAKVLVADYLGTAGDVAATIGKAEALDDALAPFAAKAATFEPLPFSHPLYILFSSGTTGIPKCIVHSAGGTLIQHLKEQRLHAGLEPGDRFFYFTTCGWMMWNWLVSGLASETTLLLYDGSPFHPDGNVLFDFADAEKMTYFGTSAKFIDSVRKAGLRPIDSHDLGSVRTISSTGSPLSPEGFDFVYDGIKKDIHLASISGGTDIVSCFVLGVPTEPVWTGEIQGAGLGLAVDVWNDDGKPVRQEKGELVCAKAFPAMPIGFWNDADGKKYHAAYFERFDNVWCHGDFAEWTAHGGMIIHGRSDATLNPGGVRIGTAEIYNQVEQMPEIAEAICIGQDWDGDVRVVLFVRLAPGVILDDSLEKRIRTKIRAGASPRHVPAKIVAVTDIPRTKSGKITELAVRDIVHGRAVKNKEALANPEALDLYSDIAQLRS; from the coding sequence ATGACTGTCGAAAAGCCGCTTTGGACGCCCTCGTCAACGCAGGTGGCGCAAGCGCCCCTTACGGCGTTCATGGCTGCGGCAGGCGAGCGCGCCGGCCAGTCATTCACCAACTATGCCGAGCTGCATGCCTGGTCGATCAGCGAGCGCGAGGCGTTCTGGGATCTTGTCTGGGACTTCTGCGGTGTCATCGGGGACAAGGGCAGCCGTGTGCTCGTTGATGGCGACAGCATGCCGGGAGCACAGTTCTTCCCCGATGCCAGCCTGAACTTCGCGCAGAACCTGTTGCGCGGTTCGGGCAGCGGCGAGGCCATCGTCTTCCGCGGCGAGGACAAGGTCGAGCGCCGGCTCACCTGGGACGAACTGTCGGCGCTGGTGTCGAGGCTGCAGCAACTGTTCGTCTCGCTAGGCGTGACCAGGGGCGACCGCATCGCTGCGATGATGCCAAACATGCCGGAGACGGTGGCCGCAATGCTGGCAACGGCCTCGCTGGGCGCCGTATGGTCGTCATGCTCGCCCGATTTCGGTGAACAGGGCGTGCTCGACCGCTTCGGCCAGATCGAACCAAAACTGTTCATAGCACCCGACGGCTACTGGTATGGCGGCAAGCATATCGAGGTCGGGTCGAAGATAGCGGCCGTCGCCGACAAGCTCGGCAGCGTGGCCAAGGTGCTGGTCGCCGATTATCTCGGCACCGCTGGGGATGTCGCCGCGACCATCGGCAAGGCTGAGGCGCTCGACGACGCGCTGGCGCCTTTCGCCGCCAAGGCGGCGACGTTCGAGCCCCTGCCCTTTTCGCATCCGCTCTACATCCTGTTTTCGTCGGGCACGACCGGCATTCCCAAGTGCATCGTGCATTCCGCCGGCGGCACGCTGATCCAGCATCTCAAGGAGCAGCGCCTGCATGCCGGGCTCGAGCCGGGCGATCGCTTCTTCTACTTCACCACCTGCGGCTGGATGATGTGGAACTGGCTGGTCTCCGGGCTGGCCTCGGAGACGACGCTGTTGCTCTATGACGGCTCGCCATTCCATCCCGACGGCAACGTGCTGTTCGACTTCGCCGATGCCGAGAAGATGACCTATTTCGGCACGTCGGCGAAGTTCATCGATTCCGTGCGCAAGGCCGGTCTCAGGCCCATCGACAGCCATGACCTCGGCAGCGTGCGGACCATCTCGTCGACCGGCTCGCCGCTGTCGCCGGAGGGCTTTGACTTCGTCTATGACGGCATCAAGAAGGACATCCACCTCGCCTCGATCTCGGGCGGCACCGACATCGTCTCGTGCTTCGTGCTCGGCGTGCCGACCGAACCCGTCTGGACCGGTGAGATCCAGGGCGCCGGCCTCGGCCTCGCCGTCGATGTCTGGAACGATGACGGCAAGCCGGTACGCCAGGAGAAGGGCGAACTGGTCTGCGCCAAGGCGTTCCCGGCAATGCCGATCGGCTTCTGGAACGATGCCGACGGCAAGAAGTATCACGCCGCCTATTTCGAGCGCTTCGACAATGTCTGGTGCCATGGCGACTTCGCCGAATGGACAGCCCATGGCGGCATGATCATTCATGGCCGCTCGGATGCGACGCTGAACCCGGGCGGGGTGCGCATCGGCACCGCCGAGATCTACAACCAGGTCGAGCAGATGCCGGAGATCGCGGAAGCGATCTGCATCGGCCAGGACTGGGATGGCGACGTGCGCGTCGTGCTCTTCGTGCGCCTCGCGCCTGGCGTCATTCTCGACGATAGCCTGGAAAAGCGCATCCGGACAAAAATCCGCGCAGGCGCAAGCCCGCGCCACGTACCGGCGAAGATCGTCGCCGTCACAGACATCCCGCGCACCAAGTCGGGCAAGATCACAGAGCTTGCCGTGCGCGATATCGTCCATGGTCGCGCCGTCAAGAACAAGGAAGCGCTGGCCAATCCCGAAGCGCTCGATCTCTACAGCGACATCGCGCAGCTCAGGAGCTGA
- a CDS encoding Fe(3+) ABC transporter substrate-binding protein, producing MKIGNARSAIAGGALAIAALFTTSALADGVVNIYTYRQPDLIKPVLEAFTAETGIKTEVLFLDKGLEERVLAEGANSPADVIMTVDIARLTSAKEKGVTQPLVDEEINKLLPVEYRDPEGNWFGVTKRARVIYASKERVKDTAITYAELADPKWKGKICMRSGQHDYNLALFSAAIAHWGPEKTEEWMKGLKANLAKKPDGGDRPQAGAIAAGECDIAIGNTYYVGLMRNNEKDPKEKEWGNAINVLFPTFENGLTHVNISGAALAKNAPNRDNAVKLIRFLASHKAQQVYAEKNYEYPVEPGLEPSETVKAFGELKADTLPLVDIAKGRKAASEMVDRVGLDDGPSS from the coding sequence ATGAAGATTGGAAACGCCAGGTCGGCCATTGCAGGCGGTGCGCTTGCCATTGCCGCACTCTTCACCACCTCGGCGCTCGCCGATGGCGTCGTGAACATCTACACCTATCGCCAGCCCGATCTGATCAAGCCCGTTCTCGAAGCCTTCACGGCCGAGACCGGCATCAAGACTGAAGTGCTGTTCCTCGACAAGGGTCTTGAGGAGCGCGTTCTGGCCGAGGGCGCCAATTCGCCCGCCGACGTCATCATGACCGTCGACATCGCCCGCCTAACCTCGGCCAAGGAAAAGGGCGTTACCCAGCCGCTGGTCGACGAGGAAATCAACAAGCTGTTGCCGGTCGAGTATCGCGATCCGGAAGGTAACTGGTTTGGCGTCACCAAGCGCGCCCGCGTGATCTATGCCTCGAAAGAGCGCGTCAAGGACACGGCGATCACCTATGCCGAGCTCGCCGATCCCAAGTGGAAGGGCAAGATCTGCATGCGCTCGGGCCAGCACGACTACAACCTCGCGCTGTTCTCGGCTGCCATAGCTCACTGGGGTCCGGAAAAGACCGAAGAGTGGATGAAGGGCCTCAAGGCCAACCTCGCCAAGAAGCCTGACGGCGGCGACCGTCCGCAGGCCGGCGCCATTGCAGCCGGTGAGTGCGACATCGCCATCGGCAACACCTACTATGTCGGTCTGATGCGCAACAACGAGAAGGACCCGAAGGAAAAGGAATGGGGCAACGCCATCAACGTGCTGTTCCCAACCTTCGAGAACGGCCTGACCCACGTCAATATTTCGGGTGCAGCACTCGCCAAGAACGCGCCGAACCGTGACAACGCCGTCAAGCTGATCCGCTTCCTGGCCAGCCACAAGGCGCAGCAGGTCTACGCCGAGAAGAACTACGAATATCCGGTCGAGCCGGGCCTGGAGCCGTCCGAGACGGTCAAGGCGTTCGGCGAGCTGAAGGCGGACACGCTGCCGCTGGTCGACATCGCCAAGGGCCGCAAGGCAGCGTCAGAGATGGTCGACCGCGTCGGTCTCGACGACGGCCCGAGCAGCTGA
- a CDS encoding ABC transporter permease, producing MVAALTSIAGVACAWAVVAYDFPFRRILSWALVLPLAVPPYLAAYAFGEFFHYQGPVQSLVRAIFGFQTIRDYWFPDIRSTWGTAFVLASVLYPYVYLTTRIVFLMQGRNIADVARTLGASPARVFWRVLLPVARPAIVAGVALVLMETINDIGAAEYFGVRTLTVAVYTTWLNRGSLEGGAQIAILMLVLVLLLLVAEQWARRRQRFHSGRGTHLKVHPPRTALKGWRRFALPAAVSLPIFSGFGVPITIFGQYASRRLEQFVSPDVASAFLNSLMTASLTATFTVVIALFLLNAQRLSKGRAMAATVRLASVGYALPGGILGLGLLFVLARFDNSLDAFARAWLGFSTGLLLTGSAAAVIIACTIRFVALAEGAVRSGMEKLPGSLDEAARSLGKTPAQSATSVLLPLLKPAILTAAVLVFVDTVKELSATILLRPFGFSTLATHVYENASRGVPEEGAVSAIVIIITAMVPVVLLSGALVRDAEASL from the coding sequence ATGGTCGCGGCGCTCACATCGATTGCCGGCGTCGCCTGCGCCTGGGCGGTTGTCGCGTATGATTTCCCCTTCCGCCGCATCCTGTCCTGGGCGCTGGTGCTGCCGCTTGCCGTGCCGCCTTATCTCGCGGCTTATGCCTTTGGCGAGTTCTTCCATTACCAGGGGCCGGTGCAGAGCCTGGTTCGCGCAATTTTCGGTTTCCAGACGATCCGCGATTACTGGTTTCCCGACATCCGCTCGACCTGGGGCACGGCCTTCGTGCTCGCCTCGGTGCTCTATCCCTACGTCTATCTCACCACCCGCATCGTCTTCCTGATGCAGGGCCGCAACATCGCCGACGTCGCGCGTACGCTCGGCGCGTCGCCGGCGCGCGTGTTCTGGCGCGTGCTTCTGCCCGTGGCGCGGCCGGCCATCGTTGCCGGTGTTGCCCTGGTGCTGATGGAGACGATCAACGACATCGGCGCCGCCGAGTATTTCGGCGTCCGCACGCTGACGGTCGCCGTCTACACCACATGGCTCAACCGCGGCAGCCTCGAAGGCGGCGCGCAGATCGCTATCCTGATGCTGGTGCTTGTCCTGCTTCTGCTCGTCGCCGAGCAATGGGCGCGCCGACGCCAGCGCTTTCATTCCGGGCGCGGCACACATCTCAAGGTCCACCCGCCGCGCACCGCGCTCAAGGGATGGAGGCGCTTTGCCCTGCCTGCCGCCGTGTCGCTGCCGATATTCAGCGGCTTCGGCGTGCCGATCACCATCTTCGGCCAATATGCATCACGCCGGCTCGAGCAGTTCGTCTCGCCCGATGTGGCCAGCGCATTCCTCAACAGCCTGATGACGGCGTCGCTGACCGCCACCTTCACCGTCGTCATTGCGCTGTTCCTGCTCAATGCCCAGCGCCTGTCGAAAGGTCGCGCCATGGCTGCCACTGTGCGGCTTGCCTCGGTCGGCTATGCGCTTCCCGGCGGCATCCTTGGTCTGGGCCTGCTGTTCGTTTTGGCGCGCTTCGACAATTCGCTCGATGCCTTCGCGCGCGCCTGGCTCGGCTTCTCGACCGGGCTGCTGCTCACCGGTTCGGCCGCTGCGGTGATCATCGCCTGCACCATCCGCTTCGTCGCCCTTGCGGAGGGTGCGGTACGCTCCGGCATGGAAAAGCTGCCCGGCAGCCTCGACGAAGCCGCGCGCAGTCTCGGCAAGACGCCGGCGCAGAGTGCCACCAGCGTGCTGTTGCCATTGCTCAAGCCGGCGATCCTGACGGCTGCTGTCCTCGTCTTCGTCGATACCGTCAAGGAATTGTCGGCAACCATCCTGCTCAGGCCCTTCGGCTTCAGCACGCTTGCGACGCATGTCTATGAAAACGCCTCGCGCGGTGTGCCGGAAGAGGGCGCAGTGTCCGCAATCGTCATCATCATCACCGCCATGGTGCCGGTGGTGCTGCTTTCGGGTGCACTGGTGCGCGACGCAGAGGCGTCACTCTAA
- the xseA gene encoding exodeoxyribonuclease VII large subunit, whose amino-acid sequence MNELATESRTNAAEYTVSEISGALKRTVEDVFGNVRVRGEISGYRGPHSSGHAYFSLKDDRARIEAVVWKGTMSRLKFRPEEGMEVIATGKLTTYPGSSKYQIVIDSLEPAGAGALMALLEERKRRLAAEGLFDDRRKQLLPFMPLVIGVVTSPTGAVIRDIIHRIKDRFPLHVLVWPVRVQGETSGAEVAAAVNGFNELPELGAISRPDLLIVARGGGSLEDLWGFNDEALIRAVAASHIPVISAVGHETDWTLIDLAADRRAPTPTGAAELAVPVKAELEAVLANLGARLRGAVSRMIDRRSQAVRAAARALPTPDQLLALPRRRFDEATSRLGRALTVTTERKRARLSAVRLSPATLARRIGETRRHLDRDMLRADAALRAMVREKRIRFDRTKGRLSPEPLVRRQEAFGQQLTALERRATMAVGRRLERARTSLSQADRLMATLSHKAVLARGFALIRDADGTVLKRAGEVATGAALSIEFADGTTNAIATSGDATATGGEAKPKPVARPAAKVREPGNQGSLF is encoded by the coding sequence ATGAACGAACTTGCCACCGAATCACGCACCAACGCTGCCGAATACACCGTCAGCGAAATATCCGGCGCGTTGAAGCGCACCGTCGAGGATGTGTTCGGCAATGTGCGTGTACGCGGCGAAATCTCAGGCTATCGCGGGCCACATTCGTCGGGGCATGCCTATTTCTCGCTGAAGGACGACCGCGCCCGCATCGAAGCGGTAGTCTGGAAAGGCACAATGAGCCGGCTGAAATTCCGTCCCGAAGAGGGGATGGAGGTGATCGCCACAGGCAAGCTGACCACCTATCCCGGTTCGTCGAAGTACCAGATCGTCATTGACAGCCTCGAGCCTGCAGGCGCCGGCGCGCTGATGGCGCTGCTCGAGGAACGCAAAAGACGGCTGGCCGCCGAGGGCCTGTTCGACGACAGGCGCAAGCAGCTGTTGCCGTTCATGCCGCTGGTGATCGGCGTAGTGACATCGCCGACCGGAGCGGTCATCCGCGACATCATCCACCGCATCAAGGACCGCTTCCCGTTGCATGTGCTGGTCTGGCCGGTGCGGGTGCAGGGCGAGACGTCGGGCGCCGAAGTGGCCGCTGCGGTCAACGGCTTCAACGAGCTGCCCGAGCTCGGTGCCATCAGCCGCCCCGACCTTCTGATCGTGGCGCGCGGCGGCGGCAGCCTCGAAGACCTCTGGGGCTTCAACGACGAAGCGCTGATCCGTGCCGTTGCAGCATCGCACATCCCGGTCATCTCGGCTGTCGGCCACGAAACCGACTGGACGCTGATCGACCTCGCCGCCGACAGGCGTGCGCCGACACCGACGGGTGCCGCCGAGCTTGCCGTGCCGGTCAAAGCCGAACTCGAGGCCGTGCTCGCCAATCTTGGCGCGCGGCTACGTGGCGCCGTTTCGCGGATGATCGACCGACGGAGCCAGGCGGTTCGTGCAGCCGCACGTGCCCTGCCCACTCCGGACCAGTTGCTGGCGCTGCCGCGCCGCCGCTTCGACGAGGCAACCAGCCGGCTTGGCCGGGCGCTGACCGTTACCACCGAGCGCAAGCGCGCCCGGCTGTCCGCCGTGCGGCTATCGCCGGCGACATTGGCCCGGCGCATCGGCGAGACCCGCCGTCATCTCGACCGCGACATGCTTCGTGCCGACGCCGCCTTGCGGGCGATGGTACGCGAAAAGCGCATCCGCTTCGACCGCACCAAGGGACGGCTGTCGCCGGAGCCGCTGGTGCGGCGCCAGGAGGCCTTTGGCCAACAGCTCACGGCGCTCGAACGCCGGGCCACAATGGCGGTCGGACGCAGACTCGAACGGGCGCGGACCAGCCTGTCGCAGGCCGACCGGTTGATGGCGACGCTGTCACACAAAGCGGTGCTGGCACGCGGTTTCGCACTCATCCGCGACGCTGACGGCACGGTGCTCAAGCGTGCCGGCGAGGTGGCCACGGGTGCTGCATTGTCGATCGAATTCGCAGACGGCACCACCAATGCGATTGCCACCAGCGGCGATGCGACCGCCACCGGCGGTGAGGCCAAGCCGAAGCCGGTGGCGAGGCCTGCTGCCAAGGTCAGGGAACCTGGCAATCAGGGCAGCCTGTTCTAA